The following proteins are co-located in the Peromyscus eremicus chromosome 13, PerEre_H2_v1, whole genome shotgun sequence genome:
- the C13H2orf72 gene encoding uncharacterized protein C2orf72 homolog isoform X2 has protein sequence MESELEALAQQPASPAEPLFQALVEAAGGRGQVLLVGELWEREQSRALLQDFSRAVFPPESEPEPGKPGCAEAGNAVTAAATGPHRAPGAKAARVICSPLVFALCRSSSLAAREPRRRLREMLRDVRGRRREGAALVGVLVADSGAEDAVAPGLQLLETLLRTVFGRQVGGPVQAAVFHPGSPASSLAVQQAACRALQAAGPGRPEGAWERPGFPGLLTCFSWGPRNQRKNRGDTTSSRGPAQEHLQVPEEELALTAIFPNGDCEDRGSGSRAQDGVLHMPPEPLGDTR, from the exons ATGGAGAGCGAGCTGGAGGCGCTGGCCCAGCAGCCGGCGAGCCCGGCCGAGCCGCTCTTCCAGGCGCTGGTGGAAGCTGCGGGCGGCCGCGGGCAAGTGCTGCTGGTGGGCGAGCTGTGGGAGCGCGAGCAGAGCCGCGCGCTGCTGCAGGACTTCTCCCGCGCCGTGTTCCCTCCGGAGTCGGAGCCTGAGCCGGGCAAGCCGGGCTGCGCAGAGGCCGGGAACGCGGTCACCGCAGCGGCCACAGGGCCGCATCGGGCTCCGGGGGCGAAGGCAGCGCGCGTCATCTGCTCGCCGCTCGTCTTCGCGCTGTGCCGCTCCTCGTCGCTGGCCGCCCGGGAGCCGCGGCGCCGCCTGCGGGAGATGCTGCGGGATGTGCGTGGCCGGCGGCGGGAGGGCGCCGCGCTGGTCGGGGTCCTGGTGGCGGACTCCGGAGCAGAGGACGCGGTGGCGCCGGGACTGCAGCTGCTGGAGACGCTGCTGCGCACAGTGTTCGGCCGCCAGGTGGGGGGCCCGGTGCAGGCTGCCGTCTTCCATCCAGGCTCCCCGGCCTCCAGCCTGGCGGTCCAGCAGGCGGCCTGCAGGGCCCTGCAAGCCGCGGGGCCAGGTCGACCAG AAGGTGCCTGGGAAAGACCCGGCTTCCCTGGCCTACTGACTTGCTTTTCCTGGGGTCCTCGGAACCAGAGGAAGAACCGAGGAGATACCACCTCCTCCCGAGGCCCAGCTCAAG AACACCTCCAGGTCCCAGAGGAGGAGCTTGCACTGACAGCCATATTTCCCAATGGAGACTGTGAAGACCGTGGGAGTGGATCTAGAGCCCAGGATGGAGTTCTCCACATGCCACCCGAGCCCTTAGGGGACACAAGATGA
- the C13H2orf72 gene encoding uncharacterized protein C2orf72 homolog isoform X1 — protein sequence MESELEALAQQPASPAEPLFQALVEAAGGRGQVLLVGELWEREQSRALLQDFSRAVFPPESEPEPGKPGCAEAGNAVTAAATGPHRAPGAKAARVICSPLVFALCRSSSLAAREPRRRLREMLRDVRGRRREGAALVGVLVADSGAEDAVAPGLQLLETLLRTVFGRQVGGPVQAAVFHPGSPASSLAVQQAACRALQAAGPGRPAEGAWERPGFPGLLTCFSWGPRNQRKNRGDTTSSRGPAQEHLQVPEEELALTAIFPNGDCEDRGSGSRAQDGVLHMPPEPLGDTR from the exons ATGGAGAGCGAGCTGGAGGCGCTGGCCCAGCAGCCGGCGAGCCCGGCCGAGCCGCTCTTCCAGGCGCTGGTGGAAGCTGCGGGCGGCCGCGGGCAAGTGCTGCTGGTGGGCGAGCTGTGGGAGCGCGAGCAGAGCCGCGCGCTGCTGCAGGACTTCTCCCGCGCCGTGTTCCCTCCGGAGTCGGAGCCTGAGCCGGGCAAGCCGGGCTGCGCAGAGGCCGGGAACGCGGTCACCGCAGCGGCCACAGGGCCGCATCGGGCTCCGGGGGCGAAGGCAGCGCGCGTCATCTGCTCGCCGCTCGTCTTCGCGCTGTGCCGCTCCTCGTCGCTGGCCGCCCGGGAGCCGCGGCGCCGCCTGCGGGAGATGCTGCGGGATGTGCGTGGCCGGCGGCGGGAGGGCGCCGCGCTGGTCGGGGTCCTGGTGGCGGACTCCGGAGCAGAGGACGCGGTGGCGCCGGGACTGCAGCTGCTGGAGACGCTGCTGCGCACAGTGTTCGGCCGCCAGGTGGGGGGCCCGGTGCAGGCTGCCGTCTTCCATCCAGGCTCCCCGGCCTCCAGCCTGGCGGTCCAGCAGGCGGCCTGCAGGGCCCTGCAAGCCGCGGGGCCAGGTCGACCAG CAGAAGGTGCCTGGGAAAGACCCGGCTTCCCTGGCCTACTGACTTGCTTTTCCTGGGGTCCTCGGAACCAGAGGAAGAACCGAGGAGATACCACCTCCTCCCGAGGCCCAGCTCAAG AACACCTCCAGGTCCCAGAGGAGGAGCTTGCACTGACAGCCATATTTCCCAATGGAGACTGTGAAGACCGTGGGAGTGGATCTAGAGCCCAGGATGGAGTTCTCCACATGCCACCCGAGCCCTTAGGGGACACAAGATGA